The segment TGTTCCAAGACCTTGCGGCAAGGGGTTTCCCAGGTCTGAAGCAAATTGCGCAATGGCATTCAAGCCTATGTTTGACTCCAGCGCCGAGGTCAGCCACCAATCTATACCTAATGATTCTGCTACCTGTATCCACTCACGGCTACTGACCAAACCTCCTACAAGCGTGGGCTTGATGATGATGTATTGCGGGCGAATCTTATCTAACAACTTCCATTTATTCTCTTTGCCACTGACGCCAATCAGCTCTTCGTCCAGTGCGATTGGAATTGGGGAAGCGCTGCACAACAGTTGCAGGTCCTCCATTTTACCTGGTTTGATGGGTTGTTCCAATGAATGAATTTCAAAGGTGGCTAACTGCCGTATTTTTTCTTCGGCATCATCAACTGAGAAAGCACCATTTGCGTCAAGTCGCAGTTCCAGCACTTCAGGACCCGCAACCCTTCTTATTTCTTTCAGGATCTTTAACTCCTGCGAAAAATCAAGACCTCCAATTTTTAGTTTTAAACAGGTAAAGCCCTGGTCCATCTTCTTCTCTATCTGAGAGCGCATGAAAGCAGGATCTCCCATCCAGATGAGCCCATTGATTCTAATCCCTTTTTCTGATCTGCTGAAAGCAGTGTTGTACAGCTTTCGTTTACCTCCCCTAAAGTAATCTACCCAAGCTGTTTCAGCGCCGAAACAGATGGAGGGCCATTGTTCTAGGGCTCTCCAGAATTCAAGGGATTCCTCAGACTCAGGATCTTCTATGTGCAAATCGTTGTATTGCTGGCAAAGCTGCTCCAGAAGAGAATGGAATTCAGGGGAGAAATCGGTACTTAAACCGGGCAAGGGAGAACATTCTCCCCACCCCTGCTTTTCTAAATTTTGGGTATGGTGCACCCGCAGGTAATGGGCAAGGTGCGTCTGCATAGCCCCCCTGGAAGTACGGGCATCAAACCTGAAAGCTAATTCGCGGGAAAAAGGCGTTAAAACAAAGGGCATAGTTTCTTTAGAACGCAAATGAAGGTACAACCTTTCAGTACAAAAGTAGTTTAGAAGGTGTAAATACGTAAAAACCACATGTCCTTCCATCCAACTTACGATACAGGCAATTTTTTATTTCGGTACCAAACCATACGGAAGCAAACGGAGAAGATCTGTGCACCGCTTTCACCTGAAGACACTGTAATGCAACCTATGGTTGACGTGAGCCCGCCTAAGTGGCACCTGGGGCATACTACCTGGTTTTTTGAGACCTTCATCCTGGTGCCGCACCTACCCGGCTACCAGTCATACCATCCCCAGTACGCCTTTCTGTTTAACTCTTACTACAACAGCATGGGGAGCCGGGTAGCCAGATCAGATAGGGGAACGTTATCCCGTCCGCCCCTGGAAGATATCTATGCTTACCGCCGTCATGTGGATGAAGCCATGGAAGAAGCCCTCGGAATGACTTCTTTGCTGGAAAACCCATCAATAGCAGCCGTTATAGAGTTGGGCTTGCAGCATGAGCAACAACACCAGGAACTACTCCTTACCGATATCAAATACATCTTAAGCTGCAATCCTCTGCTGCCTGCTTATTTACCTGAGGTCCCTGCAGTTTCTTCATTGTTTTCTGAAAAACACCTATCAAACGAATGGAGCACTGTTCCTGCTGGTGTATATTCTGTAGGTTATGAAGGCGATGGCTTTTGTTTTGACAATGAACTTAAAGCACACCAGGTGTACATTGCCGAGTTTCAGGCCCGCCGTTCTCTGGTGACCAATGGAGAGTACCTGGAGTTTATAGAGGCAGGCGGCTACTCTGATTTCAAGTATTGGTTAGATGAAGGCTGGCAACTGGCGCAACAGCAGCAATGGCAGGCGCCCCTGTATTGGGTACAACTAGATGGCGAATGGTGGATGTATACCTTACATGGCCTGCTAAAGCTGGACCTGCAGGCACCTGTTACGCACGTGAGCTTTTACGAAGCCCTTGCTTACGCCAACTGGTCTGGTTACCGGTTGCTGACTGAATTTGAATGGGAAGTACTGGCTCAGCTTCATGCTAACCCCGTTACGGATGGAAACTTCATGGAAAGTGAGCTGTACCACCCAGTAGCCGCTGTAATCAGGGATGATTCCACTCAAGTGGCACACCTGCTAGGAAATACCTGGGAATGGACCTATAGCGGGTATTTTCCGTATCCTGGTTTTGAAACAGCACCTGGTGCTTTGGGTGAGTATAATGGCAAGTTTATGGTGAACCAGTTGGTGTTGCGCGGCGGTTCCTGCGCTACTCCACAAAGCCATATCAGACCCACATACCGTAACTTTTTCCACGCTGACAAACGCTGGCAATTCACCGGCATCAGGCTGGCTAAACGATAATTTATGATGACACACGTTACCCAAAGTTCGCTTACCAACCTGCTGCCCACCCGGGTCTCTGATGACAACGGCCTGGCTCAGGATGTGATGCAGGGCTTGAGTCAAACCCCTAAAAAGCTCTCATCCCGTTTCTTTTATGATGCAAAGGGAAGTCAGTTGTTCCAGCAAATCATGGAGCTACCGGAATACTACCTGACCAAGCTGGAGCACCAGATTCTGTCCCAGCAACGAAAGGAAATTCTGTACTCTATAGACATTCAAAAGCCATTCCAATTAGTGGACCTTGGGGCTGGCGACGCTTATAAAACCAAGCTGCTTCTCTCAGAATTGATGGCTTCAAAGGCTGACTTTTCATACGTTCCTTTAGACATCTCAGATGACCAGTTAAACCTCTTGCTGGAGGACATGCACCACCGGTGGCCTACTTTACTGGTTCAAGCCTTAGCCGCAGAATACTTCCAGGGTCTGGAATGGTTAAACCAGAACCAGCGCCAACGCAAAGTAGTGTTGTTCCTGGGATCCAACATCGGGAATTTCGATTTGCCAGACGCCAAAAACTTTCTATGCGCCTTAAGAGAAACCCTTAACCCAGAAGATGCCTTCCTTCTGGGTTTGGACTTGCGCAAAGACCCTGAAAAGATTAGAAGAGCCTATGATGATGCGGCAGGAGTAACCTCAGCCTTCAACATCAATCTCCTGCACCGCATCAACAAGGAGCTAAAAGCAGACTTTGACCTGGACCAGTTCCAGCACTTCGCAGAGTATGATCCTTTAGAAGGCACCATGCGGAGTTTCCTCATCAGCAAGAAAGCGCAGGAGGTTCATATTGGCACCTTAAACCAGACGTTCCATTTTGATGCCTGGGAAGCCATTCATACAGAGAATTCCTACAAATTCTCCTTGAAGCAAGTTGAAGAAATGGCCCATTCCTGCGGGTTCAAAGTACAGGACGTTTTCACAGACAAAACCCATGGGTTTGCTGATGTTCTGCTTAGGCCAGTTTCAAATTAACTTATCAAAGCTTTAATCACTATAGCACAAATGGTAAGAACTTACCATTTGCTTTAAGGATAGTGTCTCATTTCAGGGCTGCTTCTCAAAAAAAAGGGTTTAATTCTGTTTCTAATGAAAGCCATTGAGTAGATTAGGTCCCGCTATTTGTACTCCTAATAGTCATTTTCTTATGGACATTATTCCTTTGCACTTAGGCGTAAGCCATTTCCATACACCTGCCGCAGCCGTAGAGGCTATGCAGGAAGCCATTGCCCAACACAACACTTTTTATGGACCTAATGAGGGGCTGCCGGAACTTAGAAATGCTTTAGCTCAGCGTTACCTGGAAGATGAAGGGGTGCCAATGCCGGCAGAGCAGATTCTAATTACTCATGGAGCCAAACATGCGATCCATCTGTACCTCCATAGCTTGCTGCACCCCGGAGACGAAGTAGTAGCGCTGGCCCCCTACTGGTTTGCATTTCCGGAGCTAATTAGGCAAAGTGGCGGAAAACTAGTTTCTGTGTCTGCTAATCCAGAGCAAGGCTATTCCTTGAACCTGGAAGCGCTTCGGAGAAAATTGAACCCAGACACCAAACTGTTAATCCTGACCAACCCTGGGAACCCCACCGGAAAAGTGTATTCAGTGGAGGAGCTACAGGAAGTAGCCAGGCTGCTGGGGGAGTTCCCTAATTTGCATGTGCTGTCAGATGAAATCTATGATGGTTTAGGTTTTGACAAACCAGTTCCCTCCTTTTTACGGTTTGAGCACCTGAGAGATAGGGTTGCGGTGGTAAATGGTTTCTCAAAGTCTTTCGCAATGTCTGGCTGGCGTGTAGGTTACCTGATTGCCCCATTTCAGATTCTGCACAAAGCCACCGAACTGCAGCTAAAATGGATTTCAGGAGTTTCGCCGTTCCTGCAAGCTGGGGCAGCCGCCGCCACCCGGAACCGTCATCAAATCTGGAAACAGTTCCGTGAGGATCTAGAAGGCAAACGCGAGTTGATGAGAAAAGAACTGGACAAGATGCCGAAGCTCAAGTTTACAGTTCCGCAGGCAGGCTATTATTATACCTTACAAGTTGAGGGATGTCTTTACCCTCAGAATCCTTCCTCTCCTTTTCAGTTGGTAGAGGAATGGGCTGCAGCTTTGAAAGACCAGGTAGGTTTAGAAGTGCTTCCGGGCACCAACATGGGCATGGCCAATGCTGTAAGAGTTTCGTATGCACTGCCTCAGGCAATATTAGAAAGTGCTCTTATGCGCTTGAAGGCTTTTGTTTCCTAATCTTAAACTCATTCAAATAAACTTTCACAGTATGGCTGCCAGGTTTACACCAAGAAAAACTCCGCCTATCTGCTAACCTACCTTTTGCGCTTACAGACTTTGTTTCTACAGCCCATATAAGGCATGAGCTCATCAAGTCATACAAAAAGAGCTAAAGCTGCCTTGATAAAGGCAATTTCACAAAGCCTTGTTTGTAAGAAAAAGAGTACCACAGTTGCTTTTCAGGTTGTCCCAGTAAAGCATATTCATTTATTTCTCCTCTTCTTTCCTCAAGCTTTTGAGCGGGATAGGTTTAAGAAAATAGCCTTACCTTTGCGGGCTGTTTCTAAAAACCTCCCTTTGTGATTTTCTCTGCCCATTACCGTGAACATTATAAAAGCACCTTCTGGCTGGCCTACCCAGTGGTATTAAGTCAGTTGGGGCACATTTTGGTTTCTGTGGCAGACAGCGTAATGGCAGGGCGAATTGGAACAGTGCAGTTAGCGGCAGCCTCGTTGGGGAACAGCATCTTCACCATTGTCCTGGTCTTTGGCTTGGGTATTTCTTATGCCATTACTCCCTTAGTGGCCCGTGCCGATGGCCGGAAGAATCATACGCGAATTGCGTTGGTGTTATTAAATGGCCTGGTGCTGAACACACTCATTGGTATTCTCCTCTTCCTGGCTTTTTGGGGCTTATCGCCTTTTATAGCTTATTTAAATCAACCGGAGGAAGTGGTGCGTTTAGCAATCCCTTACGTGAACGTCCTGTTTCTCTCCATGGTACCCCTCATGGTGTTCCAAGCTTTTAAGCAATTCGCGGAAGGTCTATCCCTCACCAAACAGTCTATGTACATCTCCATTCTGGCCAACGTGATCAATGTGGGCCTGAATTACGTGCTTATCTACGGTAAGCTGGGCATGCCAGCTCTTGGTTTGAACGGTGCCGCCTGGGCTACCCTTATATCCAGAATACTAATGGCAGGCATGATGGCGATGTTCATTTTCATGTCGCCACGCTTTGCAAGGTATAGAAGCTATCTGCACCTTCAGAGCATTTCCTGGTCACACATGACCCGGATGTTCAAAATAGGTTTTCCTATTTCTTTGCAGATGATCTTTGAAATGGGCGCCTTCAGTTTCTCGGCGGTAATGATTGGCTGGCTGGGTGCAAGAGATTTAGCTTCGCACCAGATTGCCTTAAACGTGGCGTCCGTAACCTATATGATGGCCAGTGGTATCTCAGCGGCAGCCACCATCAGGGTAGGAAAGCTCAGGGGATCAGGAGATGCACACGGGATTCATACCGCCGGGTACAGCAGCCTCATTATGGGAGCCATGTTTATGGCCACCAGTGCCTTGCTGATCATCCTTTGTAAAGATTTGATCCCGCACTTCTACGTGAAAGACGTGACGGTACATGCCCTGGCCGCACAGTTACTCATTGTTGCAGCTGTCTTCCAGCTTTCTGACGGGGTACAGGTAGTGGCATTAGGTGCTTTGCGTGGCTTGGAAGACGTAAAAGTACCCAGCATGATCTCGCTTTTCTCCTACTGGCTTATTGCTTTGCCTTTGGGGTATGCGTTAGGGTTCTGGGCGAACTTAGGTGCCATTGGCATTTGGTTGGGGCTTCTGACGGGCCTAACTTTTGCAGCAGTTTTATTATTTTTTAGATTCAGGAAGTTTAGCCCGCAATAATTTTTTTCGTAGGTAGTTCATATTGGAGGAAACTCCTTTGCGGAAGGAGTGTGTTACCCGAGCAGCTATGACCTTTTCATTTCTACCCCTTTGGATAAGCGCGCTGTTTTTCGCCTCTTTTCCAGTAACTAAACCCAAAACGCTTGCCCCTTCTGCTGACATCCCCTGGACGGTTCGGAAACGACTGACCTGGGATGATTTTGCGGGCAACCCTGCGCCCGAAAACCGCCACCACGCCCTCACTTCTACCAACATGGAGATGAAGGTAAAATGCGAGAACAACCAACTCAAGTTTAAAGTGGAAGCTGTTTTCAACCCAAAGGAATCCTGGACCCGTAACAAAACCTCCGTTTTGCTCCTGGCCCATGAACAACTCCACTTTGATTTAACAGAGCTCCATGCCCGCCAACTCCGCAAACGTTTGGCGGAGCTGCCCAATGCCTGCAACCGGGGCGCAGCAGACCTAAATAAATACGCGACGGAGGCTTTCAACAAATGGCACAAAGAGCAGGACCTCTATGACCAGGAGAGCCGCCACGGGCTTGATAAAGAAAAACAAATGGAGTGGATTGCCTCAGTAGAGATCCGGCTGAAGCAATTGGAAGCTTATAAGTAAGCTTTACCTGTTTCAATATAACCCTTTAGTTATA is part of the Rufibacter tibetensis genome and harbors:
- the menC gene encoding o-succinylbenzoate synthase produces the protein MPFVLTPFSRELAFRFDARTSRGAMQTHLAHYLRVHHTQNLEKQGWGECSPLPGLSTDFSPEFHSLLEQLCQQYNDLHIEDPESEESLEFWRALEQWPSICFGAETAWVDYFRGGKRKLYNTAFSRSEKGIRINGLIWMGDPAFMRSQIEKKMDQGFTCLKLKIGGLDFSQELKILKEIRRVAGPEVLELRLDANGAFSVDDAEEKIRQLATFEIHSLEQPIKPGKMEDLQLLCSASPIPIALDEELIGVSGKENKWKLLDKIRPQYIIIKPTLVGGLVSSREWIQVAESLGIDWWLTSALESNIGLNAIAQFASDLGNPLPQGLGTGQLYHNNFASPLEIRGEELWYNPERPWELPA
- a CDS encoding pyridoxal phosphate-dependent aminotransferase, with the translated sequence MDIIPLHLGVSHFHTPAAAVEAMQEAIAQHNTFYGPNEGLPELRNALAQRYLEDEGVPMPAEQILITHGAKHAIHLYLHSLLHPGDEVVALAPYWFAFPELIRQSGGKLVSVSANPEQGYSLNLEALRRKLNPDTKLLILTNPGNPTGKVYSVEELQEVARLLGEFPNLHVLSDEIYDGLGFDKPVPSFLRFEHLRDRVAVVNGFSKSFAMSGWRVGYLIAPFQILHKATELQLKWISGVSPFLQAGAAAATRNRHQIWKQFREDLEGKRELMRKELDKMPKLKFTVPQAGYYYTLQVEGCLYPQNPSSPFQLVEEWAAALKDQVGLEVLPGTNMGMANAVRVSYALPQAILESALMRLKAFVS
- the egtB gene encoding ergothioneine biosynthesis protein EgtB, which encodes MSFHPTYDTGNFLFRYQTIRKQTEKICAPLSPEDTVMQPMVDVSPPKWHLGHTTWFFETFILVPHLPGYQSYHPQYAFLFNSYYNSMGSRVARSDRGTLSRPPLEDIYAYRRHVDEAMEEALGMTSLLENPSIAAVIELGLQHEQQHQELLLTDIKYILSCNPLLPAYLPEVPAVSSLFSEKHLSNEWSTVPAGVYSVGYEGDGFCFDNELKAHQVYIAEFQARRSLVTNGEYLEFIEAGGYSDFKYWLDEGWQLAQQQQWQAPLYWVQLDGEWWMYTLHGLLKLDLQAPVTHVSFYEALAYANWSGYRLLTEFEWEVLAQLHANPVTDGNFMESELYHPVAAVIRDDSTQVAHLLGNTWEWTYSGYFPYPGFETAPGALGEYNGKFMVNQLVLRGGSCATPQSHIRPTYRNFFHADKRWQFTGIRLAKR
- the egtD gene encoding L-histidine N(alpha)-methyltransferase, with amino-acid sequence MMTHVTQSSLTNLLPTRVSDDNGLAQDVMQGLSQTPKKLSSRFFYDAKGSQLFQQIMELPEYYLTKLEHQILSQQRKEILYSIDIQKPFQLVDLGAGDAYKTKLLLSELMASKADFSYVPLDISDDQLNLLLEDMHHRWPTLLVQALAAEYFQGLEWLNQNQRQRKVVLFLGSNIGNFDLPDAKNFLCALRETLNPEDAFLLGLDLRKDPEKIRRAYDDAAGVTSAFNINLLHRINKELKADFDLDQFQHFAEYDPLEGTMRSFLISKKAQEVHIGTLNQTFHFDAWEAIHTENSYKFSLKQVEEMAHSCGFKVQDVFTDKTHGFADVLLRPVSN
- a CDS encoding DUF922 domain-containing protein — encoded protein: MTFSFLPLWISALFFASFPVTKPKTLAPSADIPWTVRKRLTWDDFAGNPAPENRHHALTSTNMEMKVKCENNQLKFKVEAVFNPKESWTRNKTSVLLLAHEQLHFDLTELHARQLRKRLAELPNACNRGAADLNKYATEAFNKWHKEQDLYDQESRHGLDKEKQMEWIASVEIRLKQLEAYK
- a CDS encoding MATE family efflux transporter, which encodes MIFSAHYREHYKSTFWLAYPVVLSQLGHILVSVADSVMAGRIGTVQLAAASLGNSIFTIVLVFGLGISYAITPLVARADGRKNHTRIALVLLNGLVLNTLIGILLFLAFWGLSPFIAYLNQPEEVVRLAIPYVNVLFLSMVPLMVFQAFKQFAEGLSLTKQSMYISILANVINVGLNYVLIYGKLGMPALGLNGAAWATLISRILMAGMMAMFIFMSPRFARYRSYLHLQSISWSHMTRMFKIGFPISLQMIFEMGAFSFSAVMIGWLGARDLASHQIALNVASVTYMMASGISAAATIRVGKLRGSGDAHGIHTAGYSSLIMGAMFMATSALLIILCKDLIPHFYVKDVTVHALAAQLLIVAAVFQLSDGVQVVALGALRGLEDVKVPSMISLFSYWLIALPLGYALGFWANLGAIGIWLGLLTGLTFAAVLLFFRFRKFSPQ